AACGGGCCTGCCTCTATTACCATCTGGGACAATGCCTGGCTCCCTGCGAGTTTGACGTGGATCCGAGCCAGGAAGAGGAGATCGCCCGGGAAATTGCCCGCTTTTTGAGCGGAGGGTACCGGGATGTGGAGCGGGACTTGCGAAGAAAAATGGAGAAGGCCGCGGAGAGGCTGGATTTTGAACGGGCCAAGGAGCTGCGCGACCTGATTCAGCATATCAACGCGGTGATGACCAAGCAAAACATCATTTTCAACGATGACGTCGACCGGGATGTATTCGGCTACGCGGTGGACAAGGGATGGATGTGCGTCCAGGTCTTTTTCGTCCGCCAGGGGAAGTTGATCGAGCGGGAAGTTTCGGTCTTTCCCCATTACCATGATCCGGAGGAGGATTTTCACTCCTTCGTCACACAGTTTTATCACGAAACGCCCGCCCTGCCGAAGGAGATCTATCTGCCGCTCGGAACCGACACCGAGTGGCTGGGTCAGTGGTTGAAGGGCGTCCGCGTGCACGTGCCTCAGCGGGGACTGAAGAAAAAGCTGGTCGACATGGCGACGGAAAACGCCCGGATCGCTCTGGAGGAACGGTTCCGTTTGATGGAACGGGACGAGGAGCGGACGGTCCAGGCAGCCCGGCGACTGGGTGAAGCCTTGGGAATCGGAGCGGCCCGGCGAATCGAGGCCTTCGACAATTCCAACATTCAGGGGACCGATCCCGTGTCGGCGATGGTGGTTTTTCTGGACGGGCGGCCGGCGAAAAATGAGTACCGGAAATACAAAATCCGCACCGTCACCAAACCGGACGATGTGGAGACGATGCGGGAGGTGATTCGCCGCCGCTATACCCGGGTGTTGCGGGAGGATCTTCCGTTGCCGGATCTGATTCTGGTGGACGGGGGGAAGGCGCAGATGGGGGCGGCGTTGGATGTGTTGGAGAACGAGTTGGGATTGTTTATCCCCGTCGGCGGACTCGTCAAGGATGAACGGCATCAGACCGCCCGTCTGCTGGCGGGAGATCCTCCCCGGGAGGTGTGCCTCGATCGCGGGAGCCAGGAGTTTTACCTGATCCAGCGCATTCAGGAGGAGGTTCACCGCTTCGCCGTCACCTTCCACCGACAGGTGCGAGGGAAGACGATGATCCGTTCCCGATTGGACGACATCCCCGGTGTGGGAGAAAAGCGGAAGCGTCAGCTGTTCCGTCACTTCGGCTCCATTGAGGCGATGAAAAACGCCACCGTCGAGGAGTACCGCAAGGCGGGAATCGGGGACAAACTGGCCCGAAAAATCATCGAGGCCCTGCGTTCCGACGAACCGGTGGCTTCCTCATCGCCTTCGGGGGGAGAGGAGGGTTGATGGAGAGAGGATTGCTGATCCTGGCCGGCGGGCAATCCAGGCGAATGGGGAGGGACAAGGCGCTGATGCCCGTCCGGGGGCGACCCGTCATCGAGCGGGTGCTTCATCGGCTGCGGGACTGGGGCGATCCGCTGGTGGTAACCAACCGGCCGGACGCATATCGCCATCTGGGGGTTCCTTTGGTGAGCGACCGCTTTCCGGGAAAAGGACCCCTGGCGGGAATCCATGCGGGGCTCGCCCGCTCCCGCCACCGGGTCAATCTGGTGGTTGCCTGCGACATGCCCTTCGTTTCCCGGTCTGTGGCCGACCTGCTCTTCGCGCGCCTCGAAGGCCACGACGTGATCGTCCCCCGGTTTGAAGGGCGCCTGCATTCCTTGTTCGCCCTGTACACCAGGGATTGCCTTGAGCCTCTGGAAGCCTCCCTGACGGCGGGGAAGCTGGACGTCGTTCGGTTTCTCAC
This is a stretch of genomic DNA from Planifilum fimeticola. It encodes these proteins:
- the uvrC gene encoding excinuclease ABC subunit UvrC produces the protein MKDRVKEKVALLPDQPGCYLMKNEKGEVLYVGKAKSLRNRVRSYFTGSHDGKTQLLVSQIADVEVIVTGTPTEALILECNLIKKHRPRYNVLLKDDKSYPYIRLTREKHPRLEVTRKKKKDGSRYFGPYPNAGAAQQTKKLLDKLYPLRKCKTMPKRACLYYHLGQCLAPCEFDVDPSQEEEIAREIARFLSGGYRDVERDLRRKMEKAAERLDFERAKELRDLIQHINAVMTKQNIIFNDDVDRDVFGYAVDKGWMCVQVFFVRQGKLIEREVSVFPHYHDPEEDFHSFVTQFYHETPALPKEIYLPLGTDTEWLGQWLKGVRVHVPQRGLKKKLVDMATENARIALEERFRLMERDEERTVQAARRLGEALGIGAARRIEAFDNSNIQGTDPVSAMVVFLDGRPAKNEYRKYKIRTVTKPDDVETMREVIRRRYTRVLREDLPLPDLILVDGGKAQMGAALDVLENELGLFIPVGGLVKDERHQTARLLAGDPPREVCLDRGSQEFYLIQRIQEEVHRFAVTFHRQVRGKTMIRSRLDDIPGVGEKRKRQLFRHFGSIEAMKNATVEEYRKAGIGDKLARKIIEALRSDEPVASSSPSGGEEG
- the mobA gene encoding molybdenum cofactor guanylyltransferase; translation: MERGLLILAGGQSRRMGRDKALMPVRGRPVIERVLHRLRDWGDPLVVTNRPDAYRHLGVPLVSDRFPGKGPLAGIHAGLARSRHRVNLVVACDMPFVSRSVADLLFARLEGHDVIVPRFEGRLHSLFALYTRDCLEPLEASLTAGKLDVVRFLTRIQTRFLDGEAIAAVADPRLALFNMNEPADYRRACGMKDDE